In Nakamurella antarctica, the following are encoded in one genomic region:
- a CDS encoding sugar phosphate isomerase/epimerase family protein gives MSAPSVQLFSVRSAIDDDLQGTVARLADIGFRHVEPYGFQHRVPEYRQAFADCGISAPTGHAALVAASEPERIFEAALELGISTVIEPHVPASLWKSLEDVKVTADRLNSLSAKATEHGLNVGYHNHQWEFANQIEGRPAYEVFVQHLAPEVLLEVDLFWLTVGGGSGMDILRSLGSQVTALHVKDGNVTGDIRDVLPRSEQQSLDPARFQAALERQTPAGQGEVALPDLLAAAPRALRVIEFDAFAGDVFDGIAQSFVWLSDNDTEVSA, from the coding sequence GTGTCAGCCCCATCCGTCCAGCTATTTTCCGTACGAAGTGCGATCGATGACGACCTACAGGGAACGGTCGCTCGCCTTGCCGACATCGGATTCCGCCACGTCGAACCTTACGGATTTCAGCACCGCGTTCCCGAGTACCGGCAGGCTTTCGCAGATTGCGGCATCAGCGCGCCCACTGGTCACGCTGCGCTCGTCGCGGCATCAGAACCGGAAAGAATATTCGAGGCAGCACTTGAGTTGGGCATTTCTACTGTGATCGAGCCCCACGTGCCGGCGTCTCTATGGAAGAGCCTTGAGGATGTCAAAGTCACGGCGGACCGTCTTAACTCCCTGTCCGCCAAAGCGACTGAACACGGTTTGAACGTCGGTTACCACAACCATCAGTGGGAGTTTGCAAACCAGATAGAAGGCCGTCCCGCTTATGAGGTCTTTGTCCAACACCTAGCGCCCGAGGTTTTGCTCGAGGTTGACCTGTTTTGGTTGACAGTAGGAGGCGGGAGCGGAATGGACATTCTTCGTTCCCTCGGTTCACAAGTCACCGCGCTGCACGTCAAGGATGGGAATGTGACGGGAGACATTCGGGATGTTTTGCCCCGCAGCGAACAGCAATCGCTTGATCCGGCTCGTTTCCAGGCGGCGCTCGAGCGACAGACTCCTGCAGGTCAAGGAGAGGTCGCCCTGCCCGACCTTCTGGCTGCGGCCCCGCGCGCGCTGAGAGTGATCGAGTTTGACGCCTTCGCTGGTGATGTCTTCGACGGTATCGCCCAATCATTCGTCTGGTTGAGCGATAACGACACTGAGGTCTCAGCATGA
- a CDS encoding sugar ABC transporter permease, whose protein sequence is MTKLPADTPTDLLDERLTRYVGFGGAVRSLQSRVRGGDLGSMPVVIGLAVVWIVFQMLNPNFLSADNLVNLTMQCAAVGTIAIGVVLVLLLGQIDLSVGSVSGLSSAILGVGMVQLHWPVLLAVVVAILAGAAIGLMYGLLFSRFGVPSFVITLAGLLGFLGLQLKILGPNGSINLPYESWIVQFAQTAFLPSWLAYALAAIASIGFFVTHSRRAERRRRGGLSTGSIPAIVLKASGLFLFLTATVWYLETGRGVGAMFLLFLVLVVVMNFALTRTVWGKSVFAVGGSVEAARRSGIRVVRVYVSVFVLCSTFAALGGLLAAARLTSASLSSGTGDVNLNAIAAAVIGGTSLFGGRGSAWAALLGIVVIQSISSGLTLLNFDSSVRYMITGAVLLFAVIIDSISRRSRARHGTT, encoded by the coding sequence ATGACGAAACTGCCAGCAGACACTCCTACCGACCTGCTCGACGAGCGACTCACGCGCTACGTTGGCTTCGGCGGTGCCGTCAGGTCGCTCCAGAGTCGGGTTCGCGGCGGCGACTTGGGATCGATGCCCGTCGTCATAGGACTGGCCGTTGTGTGGATTGTCTTCCAGATGCTGAATCCGAATTTTCTCTCCGCTGACAACCTTGTCAACCTGACCATGCAATGCGCAGCCGTCGGCACAATCGCCATCGGCGTCGTCCTCGTCCTTCTGTTGGGCCAGATCGATCTCTCCGTGGGTTCCGTCAGTGGCCTATCGTCCGCAATCCTTGGCGTCGGCATGGTGCAACTCCACTGGCCGGTTCTCCTTGCCGTAGTGGTAGCTATTCTTGCCGGAGCAGCCATCGGCCTGATGTACGGGTTGCTCTTCAGTCGCTTTGGAGTGCCGAGTTTTGTGATCACCCTGGCGGGTTTGCTTGGCTTTCTAGGTCTGCAGCTGAAGATACTCGGACCCAACGGCTCGATTAACCTTCCTTACGAATCATGGATCGTCCAATTCGCGCAAACGGCATTCCTTCCTTCGTGGCTTGCCTACGCGCTAGCTGCGATCGCGTCGATCGGATTTTTTGTGACTCACTCGAGGAGGGCCGAACGGCGGCGGAGGGGCGGCCTGAGCACGGGATCGATTCCCGCTATCGTGCTGAAGGCTTCTGGCCTGTTCCTATTCCTCACAGCGACGGTGTGGTACCTCGAAACCGGACGCGGCGTGGGAGCAATGTTTCTGCTCTTTCTAGTTCTTGTTGTAGTGATGAACTTTGCTCTGACCCGCACGGTCTGGGGCAAATCCGTCTTTGCGGTGGGCGGTTCAGTTGAAGCGGCGCGGCGCTCGGGTATCCGCGTTGTCCGGGTATACGTTAGCGTGTTCGTCCTCTGCTCAACATTTGCGGCGCTCGGCGGGCTGCTCGCCGCAGCGCGTCTGACGTCGGCGAGTCTGTCGAGTGGGACGGGCGATGTCAACCTGAACGCGATCGCTGCGGCGGTGATTGGCGGGACCAGCCTTTTCGGCGGTCGAGGCAGCGCGTGGGCTGCACTGCTCGGAATCGTCGTTATTCAGTCAATCTCCAGTGGCCTCACTCTCCTCAACTTCGATTCGTCGGTCCGTTATATGATCACAGGCGCCGTACTTCTGTTCGCCGTCATTATAGATTCGATTTCACGACGATCTCGCGCCCGTCATGGAACCACATGA
- a CDS encoding ATP-binding cassette domain-containing protein: MNTDPEFKETREDPLEPVLRLRNVSKSFGAVRALSGINFDVYPGEVVAVVGDNGAGKSTLVKILAGVHGPDAGTILLDGAEVTIGSPAASRSLGIASVFQDLALCDNLDVVSNLFLGREIANFTLDEEAMEQRAWELLRQLSAKIPSVRIAVASLSGGQRQTVAIARSLIGDPRVVILDEPTAALGVAQTAEVLNLIERLRERGLGVVLISHSMADVQAVADRVVVLRLGKNNGDFRVPDVSYEEIISAITGASDNVVTRRARATTQKETAE, from the coding sequence GTGAACACTGACCCGGAGTTCAAGGAAACTCGCGAAGACCCTCTGGAACCTGTGCTGAGGCTAAGGAACGTTTCGAAGAGTTTCGGGGCGGTGCGCGCACTCTCGGGGATTAATTTCGACGTCTACCCCGGCGAGGTGGTAGCCGTCGTCGGTGACAACGGCGCGGGAAAGTCCACGCTCGTTAAAATATTGGCCGGCGTTCATGGCCCCGACGCCGGCACGATTCTCCTTGACGGCGCAGAAGTCACAATAGGGTCGCCAGCAGCCTCTCGCTCGCTGGGGATCGCATCAGTGTTTCAGGATCTCGCGCTTTGCGACAACCTCGACGTGGTGTCAAACCTGTTTCTGGGCCGCGAAATAGCAAATTTTACGCTGGATGAGGAGGCGATGGAGCAGCGGGCCTGGGAACTACTCCGACAGTTGTCGGCGAAGATCCCGTCAGTTCGGATCGCCGTCGCCTCCCTCTCTGGCGGCCAGCGGCAAACAGTTGCCATCGCACGGTCGTTGATCGGCGATCCTCGCGTCGTCATACTCGATGAACCGACAGCGGCGCTCGGAGTCGCACAAACAGCCGAGGTCCTCAACCTTATTGAGCGTCTTCGCGAGCGCGGCCTCGGGGTGGTGCTGATCAGTCACAGCATGGCCGATGTTCAGGCCGTTGCCGATCGCGTCGTCGTACTGAGGCTAGGCAAGAACAATGGCGATTTTCGAGTCCCAGATGTGAGTTATGAGGAAATAATCTCCGCCATCACCGGTGCGAGCGACAACGTGGTGACCCGGCGCGCACGCGCAACAACACAGAAGGAAACTGCGGAATGA
- a CDS encoding Gfo/Idh/MocA family protein — protein sequence MSPVDNAPVGVGIIGAGVISTQYLTNLQRFPDVEVRFIADIDLERAAEQAAAHGVPESGRVEELLARTDVDVVVNLTIPSAHAEITQLILEAGKHVWVEKPIATTTEAAKLLLSTATAAGLRVACAPDTVLGAGLQTAFRAIARGDIGEPLTAITTFHVPGPDRWHPNPDFLFADGAGPLLDMGPYYLTALIHVFGSATRVHATSSQSQSSRIIGTGPRAGDSFPVLVPTHHSALIEFTGGRSAQSTFSFQHARRKAGHIEVNGTNGTLTLPDPNLFDGESLLWSYGRDEPLVIPAQGASGGRGTGVVDLVRSIRAGVAERASGALAAHVLEIMTGISDAAHSGSAVEITSSAAAVPLLPLDFDPTQAVS from the coding sequence ATGAGCCCTGTGGACAATGCACCGGTCGGAGTCGGGATCATTGGAGCGGGCGTGATCTCGACGCAATATCTCACGAATCTTCAGCGCTTCCCGGACGTCGAAGTCCGTTTCATCGCTGATATCGACCTTGAGCGCGCGGCAGAGCAGGCGGCAGCACACGGTGTTCCAGAATCGGGCCGGGTTGAAGAGCTTCTGGCTAGGACAGACGTCGACGTCGTAGTCAATCTCACCATCCCTTCCGCGCATGCCGAGATAACCCAACTCATCCTCGAGGCAGGGAAGCATGTATGGGTCGAAAAGCCCATCGCGACGACTACCGAAGCTGCGAAACTGCTTCTCAGCACTGCAACCGCCGCAGGATTGCGAGTTGCATGCGCGCCCGACACAGTGTTGGGGGCCGGTCTGCAAACGGCATTTCGGGCGATCGCACGTGGCGACATCGGCGAACCACTCACGGCCATCACAACGTTCCACGTGCCGGGTCCGGATCGCTGGCACCCGAACCCTGACTTCCTATTTGCTGACGGCGCTGGACCGCTCCTCGACATGGGGCCGTACTACCTCACCGCCCTGATTCATGTGTTCGGGTCAGCAACTCGGGTACACGCGACCTCGTCGCAATCCCAGTCCTCTCGCATCATCGGCACCGGGCCGCGAGCAGGCGACAGTTTTCCGGTTCTCGTCCCGACACACCATTCAGCGCTGATTGAGTTCACTGGCGGCAGATCAGCGCAGTCCACCTTCTCTTTCCAACATGCGCGCCGGAAGGCGGGCCATATCGAGGTCAACGGTACAAATGGCACATTGACGCTTCCTGATCCGAACCTGTTTGACGGAGAAAGTTTGCTATGGAGTTATGGTCGCGACGAACCACTCGTCATTCCAGCGCAAGGCGCCAGCGGTGGCAGGGGTACCGGGGTGGTAGATCTCGTCCGCTCCATTCGTGCTGGCGTCGCCGAAAGAGCTTCCGGCGCGCTCGCGGCGCATGTCTTAGAGATCATGACTGGGATCAGCGATGCGGCACATTCTGGTTCGGCTGTGGAAATCACATCTAGCGCTGCCGCCGTCCCGCTACTTCCGCTGGACTTCGACCCCACGCAAGCTGTCTCTTAG
- a CDS encoding LacI family DNA-binding transcriptional regulator: MSSSARRDPSIKEVALVAGVSHMTVSRVMNDYPGIKPETRQRVLDVVEQMGYRPNMVARSLATQRTKRIGVLVESAVEFGESDMVRAIETAARAVGYSVTSVAVRDNDMSPQDAIAHLTSQGVDALCVVAPRSSSVAALRQITVSVPVLVVKSDKDPTFLTVSADQQQGTNLVVDHLAGLGHRDILHIAGPLDWLDARGRERAFHARVKSWGMRERAIVIGDWTADFGYDFSRTITKVPEYTAIFAANDDMALGVIHGLHDNGISVPKDMSVVGFDDLPTSRHFLPPLTTVRQDFRALGAKVMDVLRAALENREIPQRSKIATELIVRQSTAQPRHLS, from the coding sequence GTGAGTTCAAGTGCACGCCGTGATCCGAGCATCAAAGAAGTAGCGTTGGTGGCGGGTGTGTCGCACATGACGGTTTCGCGCGTCATGAACGACTATCCGGGAATTAAACCGGAAACCCGGCAGCGGGTGCTTGATGTCGTCGAGCAAATGGGATACCGCCCCAACATGGTGGCGCGTTCCCTCGCCACTCAGCGCACCAAACGAATCGGCGTGCTCGTCGAGAGTGCGGTCGAATTTGGCGAGAGCGACATGGTTCGCGCTATCGAGACCGCCGCGAGGGCCGTGGGTTACTCGGTGACATCCGTAGCAGTCCGGGACAACGATATGTCCCCTCAGGACGCAATTGCGCATCTGACGTCGCAGGGCGTGGATGCTCTGTGTGTGGTGGCACCGCGGTCTTCTTCAGTGGCCGCCCTGCGACAGATCACAGTATCTGTCCCCGTGCTGGTGGTGAAGTCTGATAAGGACCCTACTTTTCTCACTGTCTCTGCGGATCAGCAGCAGGGCACCAATCTCGTCGTAGATCACCTTGCAGGCTTGGGTCATCGCGATATTCTGCACATCGCGGGCCCCCTCGACTGGCTTGACGCGCGGGGGCGGGAGCGAGCATTTCACGCTCGGGTGAAGTCATGGGGAATGCGGGAGCGAGCGATCGTCATAGGCGATTGGACAGCCGACTTCGGGTACGACTTCTCCAGGACCATCACTAAGGTTCCGGAGTACACCGCTATCTTTGCAGCAAACGACGACATGGCCTTGGGCGTCATCCATGGGCTGCACGATAATGGAATCAGTGTTCCCAAAGATATGAGTGTCGTAGGCTTCGACGACCTCCCAACTTCGCGGCACTTCTTACCCCCATTGACGACCGTTCGCCAGGACTTTCGCGCTCTGGGCGCGAAGGTGATGGACGTTCTCCGCGCCGCTCTTGAAAATCGCGAGATCCCACAGCGCTCCAAAATTGCCACTGAACTTATCGTTCGCCAGTCCACTGCCCAGCCCAGGCACCTTTCGTGA
- a CDS encoding cupin domain-containing protein yields MTIDNVRVIVLGESKPDESEFVQVTPVKPFLMGPTQRWWNAWGWDAPIELPWHSKEVYTPLSHFPLPGGARVMVARFPEADIYLDEAPVTPEHQADHDRVIDMLSAVDVAMTAVGPHPAMHRTDTVDLGFVAEGEVDLEASDGTVVTLRAGDIYVNSGAVHAWKARQSGATVFFVFLGANRKSVPGPVGP; encoded by the coding sequence GTGACTATCGATAATGTGCGGGTGATTGTGCTGGGGGAGTCGAAACCTGACGAATCGGAATTCGTGCAGGTCACCCCCGTGAAGCCGTTTCTAATGGGACCAACGCAGCGATGGTGGAACGCCTGGGGATGGGATGCGCCTATTGAGCTGCCGTGGCACTCCAAGGAGGTCTACACGCCCTTGAGCCATTTTCCGCTGCCAGGCGGAGCCCGCGTCATGGTCGCTAGATTTCCTGAAGCCGACATCTATCTCGACGAAGCTCCGGTAACCCCAGAGCACCAAGCCGACCACGACAGGGTGATCGACATGCTCTCTGCTGTTGATGTGGCAATGACCGCTGTTGGTCCGCATCCGGCTATGCATCGAACAGACACCGTCGACCTGGGATTCGTCGCAGAGGGCGAGGTAGACCTCGAAGCGAGCGACGGAACGGTGGTAACCCTCCGGGCAGGTGACATTTATGTCAACAGTGGCGCCGTCCACGCGTGGAAGGCGCGACAATCCGGCGCGACTGTCTTCTTCGTATTTCTGGGGGCAAATCGAAAGTCAGTTCCAGGTCCTGTAGGACCGTGA
- a CDS encoding ROK family transcriptional regulator, which produces MTYQTRTPGSQASLREANRRRIVEALHKHGGLSKAELAGASGLSAGTVHNIVKELSSAGILHTVDATQSGRRAVFVTLARELGLVAGIHISRRHLRIVLSDVAKTVIAEHEMPLGKDHRADNELRKSLLLIADMLDAVGASSDELLGVGVAINAPVERHSGTVMAHGELRGWERVPIAEILQRGLGKPAWVANASNLAALAELRMGALRGTEHGIFIDINEGVGAGLIIDGRLFIGNSGTAGEFGHMTIRENGPKCSCGSRGCLDAVAGGGAVLERLKDTYRNLKLSDLLARAMAGDDACIRAIAEAGSSIGVAAVTMCMLINPARIVIGGEMSRAGELLLGPIRREVETSFLAGEGSTPEIIQAQVGIRAGVLGSILLAIDHIEIARSALRL; this is translated from the coding sequence GTGACCTATCAGACGCGCACTCCGGGCTCGCAGGCTTCACTTCGTGAAGCCAATCGGCGCAGGATTGTGGAAGCATTACACAAACACGGCGGGCTCAGCAAAGCCGAATTGGCGGGAGCATCGGGTTTGTCAGCGGGCACCGTTCACAACATCGTAAAAGAGCTCTCTTCGGCTGGCATCCTCCACACGGTCGACGCGACGCAGAGCGGTCGACGAGCTGTGTTCGTAACGCTGGCTAGGGAACTCGGGCTGGTTGCGGGAATCCACATCTCACGGAGGCACCTTCGAATCGTTCTGTCGGACGTCGCCAAGACCGTCATCGCCGAGCATGAGATGCCTCTCGGAAAGGACCACCGCGCTGACAACGAGTTGCGGAAGAGCCTGCTCCTTATCGCAGACATGCTCGACGCTGTCGGTGCATCCTCAGACGAACTGCTCGGCGTCGGGGTCGCAATCAACGCGCCAGTGGAAAGACACTCGGGAACTGTCATGGCGCACGGTGAACTCCGTGGCTGGGAACGCGTCCCCATCGCAGAAATACTGCAAAGAGGACTCGGAAAGCCCGCGTGGGTCGCGAATGCCAGCAATCTTGCAGCGCTCGCAGAGCTACGAATGGGAGCGCTGCGAGGCACTGAGCATGGCATCTTTATCGACATCAACGAGGGGGTAGGCGCTGGCCTCATTATTGACGGCCGCTTGTTCATCGGTAATTCCGGCACCGCTGGCGAATTCGGACATATGACGATCCGGGAGAACGGGCCAAAGTGCTCGTGTGGCAGCAGAGGTTGTCTCGACGCGGTGGCCGGCGGAGGCGCGGTGCTCGAACGGCTCAAGGATACCTATCGGAACCTCAAGCTCAGCGACCTACTGGCGAGGGCGATGGCAGGTGATGACGCTTGCATCCGAGCGATAGCCGAGGCAGGAAGCAGTATCGGAGTCGCGGCAGTGACCATGTGCATGCTCATCAACCCGGCACGCATCGTCATTGGCGGAGAGATGAGCCGCGCCGGGGAACTGTTGCTTGGTCCGATCAGACGCGAGGTCGAGACATCATTCCTGGCTGGCGAGGGATCAACCCCCGAAATCATCCAGGCACAGGTCGGAATTCGAGCGGGAGTACTTGGGTCCATACTGCTAGCTATTGACCACATCGAAATAGCCCGGAGCGCACTGCGACTTTAG
- a CDS encoding sugar ABC transporter ATP-binding protein has product MVSAVIEMSGISVSFAGSPALQQASLRLFPGEVHALMGENGAGKSTLIKALTGVYSLDEGEIRIDGDRKRMTGTADAEAAGIAVVYQDTYLCSNLTVGENVMLGHEIRGRAGINWKATHQRASEVLGELALDDLDPRQRLSSLPIAVRQLVAICRGMVTRPRVLVLDEPTSSLDDGEVARLFTVLRKLCTQGVAILFVSHFLEQVYTISDRMTVLRDGEMVGEFLTRELDRSELISTMIGKDIATLRAIGSERRSHREEPTGPAIYRAEGIGRRGVLVPTNIDIHQGEIVGFAGLRGSGRTEFARLLAGAERSDSGTVTLRGQVVTLPSPSAALAHRIAYSSENRRDDGIIEDLSIRKNILLALQAVRGWSRPLSKMEGDALVGDYMESLGIVPGDADMPAKFLSGGNQQKVLLARWLVTRPRVLILDEPTRGIDVSTKVQFQARVAQLAREGVAVVFVSSQLEEVVRLSDRIVVMKDRQKIGEVSNGPGVNVNTIVEMIAGDTEDT; this is encoded by the coding sequence ATGGTTTCTGCGGTCATAGAAATGTCTGGGATCAGCGTGAGCTTCGCGGGATCGCCAGCCCTTCAGCAGGCGAGCCTGCGGTTGTTTCCAGGCGAAGTCCATGCTCTGATGGGCGAAAACGGAGCCGGTAAATCGACGCTCATTAAAGCTCTCACCGGCGTTTACTCGCTGGACGAGGGCGAGATTCGTATTGACGGCGACCGTAAGCGCATGACTGGGACGGCTGACGCGGAAGCGGCTGGTATTGCGGTCGTCTATCAGGATACGTACCTCTGTTCAAACCTGACGGTGGGTGAGAACGTCATGCTCGGGCACGAGATTCGTGGGCGGGCGGGGATTAACTGGAAAGCCACTCATCAACGGGCGTCCGAGGTTCTGGGGGAGCTGGCGCTTGACGATTTGGACCCACGCCAGAGGTTGTCGTCACTTCCGATTGCGGTGAGACAGCTCGTAGCCATTTGTCGAGGGATGGTCACACGTCCTCGCGTACTTGTTCTGGACGAGCCAACCTCGAGTTTGGACGATGGAGAAGTAGCCAGACTTTTCACGGTACTTCGGAAGCTGTGTACGCAAGGGGTAGCCATCCTCTTCGTCTCACATTTCCTCGAGCAGGTCTACACGATCAGCGATCGCATGACCGTCCTCCGCGATGGAGAGATGGTGGGTGAGTTCCTCACTAGAGAGCTTGACCGCTCCGAACTCATCTCCACGATGATCGGGAAGGACATCGCAACACTGCGAGCAATAGGCTCAGAGAGGCGCTCTCATCGTGAGGAGCCCACCGGGCCCGCGATCTACCGCGCCGAGGGTATCGGTCGGCGAGGGGTGCTCGTTCCGACGAACATCGATATTCATCAGGGCGAAATTGTCGGGTTCGCAGGGCTGAGGGGCTCCGGACGAACCGAATTTGCCCGGCTTCTTGCGGGCGCGGAGCGATCCGATTCGGGAACTGTGACACTTCGTGGTCAGGTCGTCACATTGCCTTCTCCTTCCGCTGCCCTCGCACATCGAATTGCTTATTCGAGTGAAAATCGACGCGATGACGGAATCATCGAAGATCTCAGCATCAGAAAGAACATCCTGCTGGCACTTCAGGCTGTTCGCGGCTGGTCACGACCACTGTCCAAGATGGAGGGCGACGCGCTCGTCGGTGACTACATGGAATCTCTCGGCATCGTTCCGGGCGATGCGGACATGCCAGCGAAATTTCTGTCCGGAGGTAATCAACAGAAAGTACTGCTCGCCCGCTGGCTGGTTACACGACCCCGCGTCCTCATTCTTGATGAACCAACTCGCGGTATCGACGTCAGCACAAAGGTGCAGTTCCAAGCTCGCGTTGCCCAACTGGCGCGGGAGGGGGTGGCGGTGGTTTTCGTATCTTCCCAGCTCGAAGAAGTCGTGCGCTTGAGTGATCGGATCGTAGTGATGAAGGATCGGCAGAAGATCGGCGAGGTCAGCAACGGTCCCGGAGTCAACGTGAACACGATCGTCGAAATGATCGCGGGGGATACCGAAGACACCTGA
- a CDS encoding substrate-binding domain-containing protein yields MRTPTKRAIAAMCALGLATAVLTACGSSGDSGKSSSIGSGASSEAASTAAAKIGFILPESLTARYEKADRPLFTAKVKEICSGCEVLYANSDGDAAKQQQQAESMLTQGINVLVMSAVDTQAASAIVASAKAKNVPVIAYDRFINSPDLEYFISFDNQQIGKIQAESLIEEMKARGVKPGDGGILMLNGAPDDSAKAFKVGAQAVLDASGYKILATYDTPGWDPAKAQDWVTGQITQFGAEIKGIYSMNDGMTGGAIAALKGAGVTDLPPITGQDAENAALQRILAGEQFMTIYRAVRVEAERAAGLAIDLTNGKKQKADATLKTSDGDDTPSIVLAPVKVTANNIQDTVVSDGFSAATDICTSAYAEACAKWGVK; encoded by the coding sequence ATGAGAACACCTACGAAGAGAGCCATAGCGGCAATGTGCGCGCTAGGCCTTGCGACCGCCGTACTCACCGCATGCGGCAGTAGCGGCGATTCTGGCAAGAGCAGCAGCATAGGCAGCGGAGCTTCCAGCGAGGCGGCCAGCACGGCTGCGGCAAAAATCGGCTTCATTCTTCCGGAATCCCTGACCGCCCGCTACGAGAAAGCCGATCGCCCACTTTTCACAGCGAAGGTCAAAGAAATTTGCAGCGGCTGCGAGGTGCTGTACGCGAACTCCGATGGCGATGCTGCCAAGCAGCAACAGCAGGCCGAGTCCATGCTCACCCAAGGCATCAACGTGTTGGTCATGTCTGCTGTCGACACCCAAGCTGCTTCAGCCATCGTGGCGAGCGCCAAGGCTAAGAATGTTCCCGTGATTGCCTACGACAGATTCATCAACAGCCCAGACCTCGAATATTTCATCTCCTTCGACAACCAGCAGATCGGAAAGATTCAGGCCGAATCTCTCATTGAAGAGATGAAGGCACGAGGTGTGAAACCTGGCGATGGCGGCATCCTCATGCTCAACGGTGCACCAGACGACAGCGCGAAAGCCTTCAAGGTCGGTGCTCAGGCGGTTCTAGACGCCAGCGGCTATAAGATTTTGGCCACGTATGACACCCCGGGTTGGGACCCTGCGAAGGCTCAGGACTGGGTAACCGGCCAGATCACTCAGTTCGGCGCCGAAATCAAGGGCATCTATTCCATGAACGACGGCATGACCGGAGGTGCCATTGCCGCACTTAAGGGTGCTGGCGTCACGGATCTTCCACCGATCACGGGTCAGGACGCCGAGAATGCTGCGCTCCAGAGGATTCTCGCGGGAGAACAATTCATGACGATCTACCGTGCGGTAAGGGTCGAAGCAGAGCGCGCTGCCGGCTTGGCAATTGATCTCACCAATGGCAAAAAACAGAAAGCGGACGCCACACTGAAGACAAGCGATGGCGACGACACACCTTCAATCGTGCTCGCACCAGTGAAGGTCACAGCCAACAATATTCAGGACACAGTCGTCAGTGACGGGTTCTCTGCTGCCACCGACATCTGCACCAGCGCTTACGCGGAGGCTTGCGCAAAGTGGGGCGTCAAGTAA
- a CDS encoding TetR/AcrR family transcriptional regulator, with protein MAPETHTKQTSYGRKGEQRRIEIIERAIALFARRSVGSSLREIGEEIGVSHAALRYYFATRDQLLVEIYRTHEAAFRSEPIPLKLSAVSAMDRRAAQNAAIPGLVALYATLSTDALQRDNHPVTREFIQRRFVRVRSQLAERVREGQRLGLVANTLDPHDVAALIAAASDGLQLQQLLDPEAVDTRRSLSILEHLLSPSAQAS; from the coding sequence ATGGCGCCCGAAACGCACACCAAGCAGACTTCGTACGGACGCAAAGGTGAACAGCGACGCATCGAGATAATCGAACGAGCGATCGCGCTTTTTGCTAGGCGGAGCGTAGGAAGTTCGCTCCGCGAGATCGGCGAGGAGATTGGTGTTTCCCATGCGGCCTTGCGGTATTACTTTGCCACGCGCGACCAGCTGCTAGTGGAAATCTATCGGACCCACGAGGCTGCATTCCGGTCGGAACCCATCCCGCTGAAACTTTCCGCAGTCTCGGCGATGGATCGGCGTGCTGCGCAGAATGCTGCTATTCCAGGTCTGGTGGCACTGTACGCAACCCTGTCTACCGACGCGTTGCAGCGAGACAACCACCCTGTGACGCGCGAATTCATTCAGCGCAGATTCGTTCGGGTCCGATCTCAACTCGCGGAACGGGTTCGTGAGGGGCAACGTCTTGGCTTGGTTGCGAACACGCTAGATCCGCATGACGTCGCGGCACTCATTGCGGCAGCGTCCGATGGTCTCCAGCTACAGCAATTACTCGATCCGGAGGCGGTCGACACTCGCAGGTCACTCAGTATCCTGGAGCATCTATTAAGCCCGTCAGCGCAAGCTAGCTGA